CGGTGCGATCGCCAGAGAATATCGCCTCAAAAATCCACTCTTGGATGTGCAAGATAATTACGACTTCATTCTCATTGACTGTCCCTTTCTTTGGGGTTACTCAGTATCATCAGCCTGACTGCTGCTACTCACATTCTGGTTCCTATCCAATGTCAATTTAAGTCATTTAAGGGAACCGAACTTTTACTCAGTACGATAACCCAAGTACGCAGTCATACTAACCTCAGTTTATAATTTGCTGGATTTGTTCCCCACAATGTTTGATGCTTGGAGTGTCCAACAGTCGCGTACACTTAAAGCTGTACAAGAACAACTATCAGATATTGGCACTGTATACCCACCAATACCCAAAACTATTGCCTTTGCCGATGCTTCTGAGCGCCGAGTCCCACTAGCATTATTTGATAAAAAACATCCCGCCGTGGGGGTACTCCAAAAAATTGCCAGTAGCATAGATAAACTTAAAGTAAAACCGTGAGTAGCAAACGTAACAAACCTTACGCTGCCATAAAAAAGCCCGTCGAACTGCTGCTTGGCACTGCAACTGGGTCACAATCTGATGATCAACCCAGCGCTATTAACACAATTGCCATTGCCAAAATCAAGCTGCCTTTTTCACAACCAAGGCGCTATTTCGACGAGCAGAAGCTGGAAGAATTATCACGCTCAATTAAAGAATTGGGTATTCTTGAACCTCTGTTAGTGCGTCCGCTTTCTGGGGGCGATTATGAATTAGTAGCGGGGGAACGACGCTACAAAGCAGCATTGATGGCTCTTTTAACTGAGGTTCCTGTAGTAGTTCGCACAATGGATGATGCGGCGACATACCAAGTGCGCCTCGTTGAAAACCTGCAACGCGAAGACCTCAATCCGCTAGAAGAGACTGAAGGTATCCTTGAACTTTTGGCATTACGGTTGGCAATCAGCACTAACGAAACCGTCAAACTGCTGCAAAAAATGGAAAACGAAGCTAAAGGAAAAATTACCCGTAACGTTACGGGTAATTCTCAAACTCTACTTGTTGAGGAAGTATTTATAGGGTTAGGAGGTATGAAGTGGGATTCATTTGTTCGCAATCGCCTGCCTTTACTCAATCTTCCTCTTGATGTGCTCTCAGTACTGCGTTCTGGAAAAATTGAGTACACCAAAGCACGAGCGATCGCTAAGGTTAAAAATGAAGAAATAAGAATTCAACTACTAGAAGATGCTATCACCTACAATCTCTCATTGAGTGAAATCAAACGGAAGATTCAAGAAATTGAGCAGAAATCGGAATCAGAGTGCCCCTCTCAAACAGAGCCAATATCTCTAAAAGACCGCGTTGATGACACACTCCGCCGCTTTAAGCAGTCTAAGGTATGGGATGACCCCAAGAAAAAAGTAAAGCTAGAGAAGCTGTTGACTCAGCTGGATGCACTGATGAAAAACGACTTCACAAATGGATGAAATGAATAAGCTGCTACGCAGCTAAATTTAATAAATACCATTACCTTTGTTTTTAATTTTGCACTTCCATTTAATAGTAAGACCTTCTTTATTTAGCAATTTCTTTAACAACTATTCTATAGGAATCATATTTGATTTCTGAAAAAAGCTACGAGATAATACGGAGGAAGATATCTGTCTAACAGCGAACAATGGTAAACCAGCATCTACAAGCAGCGATACCTTCTCTGCGAGACGCTACGCGAACCGTGAGCTTTTCTACGAGACGGTTCTCTACGAGAGGCTCCGCCAACGCGAACGCATCCACATCGATATCTCCCTGTACTTATTGGTAATTACACTTTAATCTCTATCCCGTATATTCTCACAA
This genomic interval from Nostoc flagelliforme CCNUN1 contains the following:
- a CDS encoding AAA family ATPase, whose product is MNLAASEIQLSGAIAREYRLKNPLLDVQDNYDFILIDCPFLWGYSVSSA
- a CDS encoding ParA family protein, whose product is MGLLSIISLTAATHILVPIQCQFKSFKGTELLLSTITQVRSHTNLSL
- a CDS encoding ParB/RepB/Spo0J family partition protein, encoding MSSKRNKPYAAIKKPVELLLGTATGSQSDDQPSAINTIAIAKIKLPFSQPRRYFDEQKLEELSRSIKELGILEPLLVRPLSGGDYELVAGERRYKAALMALLTEVPVVVRTMDDAATYQVRLVENLQREDLNPLEETEGILELLALRLAISTNETVKLLQKMENEAKGKITRNVTGNSQTLLVEEVFIGLGGMKWDSFVRNRLPLLNLPLDVLSVLRSGKIEYTKARAIAKVKNEEIRIQLLEDAITYNLSLSEIKRKIQEIEQKSESECPSQTEPISLKDRVDDTLRRFKQSKVWDDPKKKVKLEKLLTQLDALMKNDFTNG